One Panicum virgatum strain AP13 chromosome 3N, P.virgatum_v5, whole genome shotgun sequence DNA segment encodes these proteins:
- the LOC120665310 gene encoding coronatine-insensitive protein homolog 1b-like, with amino-acid sequence MGGEAPEPRRLTRALSIGGGDGGWVPEEMLHLVMGFVEDPRGREAASLVCRRWHRIDALSRKHVTVPFCYAVSPARLLARFPRLESLAVKGKPRAAMYGLIPDDWGAYARPWVTELAAPLECLKALQLRRMVVTDDDLAELVRARGHMLQELKLDKCTGFSTDGLRLVARSCRSLRTLFLEECHIIDNGSEWIRDLASSCPALATLNFHMTELEVMPAELELLAKNCKSLISLKISDCDLSDLIGFFHSATSLEEFAGGTFNEQGELAKYGNVKFPSRVCSLGLTFMGTNEMAIIFPFSAILKKLDLQYTFLTTEDHCQLIAKCPNLLVLAVRNVIGDKGLGVVADTCKKLQRLRIERGDDEGGLQEEQGGVSQVGLTAIAVGCHELEYIAAYVSDITNGALESIGTFCKKLYDFRLVLLDREERITELPLDNGVRALLRGCTKLRRFALYLRPGGLSDVGLGYIGQCSGNIQYMLLGNVGETDDGLIRFALGCVNLRKLELRSCCFSERALALAILHMPALRYVWVQGYKASQTGRDVMLMARPFWNIEFTPPVNARLMEDGEPCVDSQAQILAYYSLAGKRLDCPQSVVPLYPA; translated from the exons ATGGGCGGGGAGGCGCCGGAGCCGCGGCGGCTCACCCGCGCGCtgagcatcggcggcggcgacggagggtGGGTCCCCGAGGAGATGCTGCACCTGGTGATGGGGTTCGTGGAGGACCCGCGCGGCCGGGAGGCCGCGTCGCTGGTCTGCCGCCGCTGGCACCGCATCGACGCGCTCTCGCGGAAGCACGTCACGGTGCCCTTCTGCTACGCCGTGTCCCCGGCGCGCCTGCTGGCGCGGTTCCCGCGGCTCGAGTCGCTCGCGGTGAAGGGGAAGCCCCGCGCGGCCATGTACGGGCTCATCCCGGACGACTGGGGCGCCTACGCAAGGCCGTGGGTCACCGAGCTAGCTGCGCCGCTCGAGTGCCTCAAGGCGCTCCAGCTCCGCCGTATGGTGGTCACCGACGACGACCTCGCCGAGCTCGTCCGCGCCAGGGGGCACATGCTGCAGGAGCTGAAGCTCGACAAGTGCACCGGCTTCTCCACGGACGGACTCCGCCTCGTCGCCCGCTCCTGCAG ATCGCTGAGAACTTTATTTCTGGAAGAATGCCATATTATTGACAACGGCAGTGAATGGATCCGTGATCTTGCATCCAGCTGTCCTGCTTTGGCAACATTGAATTTCCACATGACTGAGCTTGAAGTGATGCCAGCTGAACTAGAGCTTCTGGCAAAGAACTGCAAGTCACTGATTTCCCTGAAGATTAGTGACTGTGATCTTTCAGATTTAATAGGTTTCTTCCATTCTGCAACATCACTGGAAGAATTTGCTGGAGGGACATTCAATGAGCAAGGTGAACTTGCCAAGTACGGGAATGTTAAATTTCCATCAAGAGTGTGCTCCTTGGGTCTTACTTTCATGGGTACAAATGAAATGGCTATTATATTTCCCTTTTCTGCGATACTTAAGAAGCTGGATTTGCAGTACACTTTCCTCACCACTGAAGACCATTGCCAGCTCATTGCAAAATGCCCGAACTTGCTAGTTCTTGCG GTGAGGAATGTGATTGGAGATAAAGGATTGGGGGTTGTCGCAGATACCTGCAAGAAGCTCCAGAGGCTCAGAATTGAGCGAGGAGATGATGAAGGAGGTTTGCAAGAAGAGCAGGGAGGGGTCTCTCAAGTAGGCTTGACGGCTATAGCCGTAGGTTGCCATGAACTGGAATACATTGCTGCCTATGTCTCTGATATAACCAATGGGGCCCTGGAATCTATTGGGACTTTCTGCAAGAAACTTTATGACTTCCGTCTTGTTCTGCTAGATAGAGAGGAGAGGATAACAGAATTGCCACTGGACAATGGCGTCCGAGCTCTGCTGAGGGGCTGCACCAAGCTTCGGAGATTCGCTCTGTACTTGAGACCAGGGGGGCTCTCAGATGTTGGTCTTGGCTACATTGGACAGTGCAGTGGGAACATCCAATACATGCTTCTTGGAAACGTTGGGGAAACCGATGATGGATTGATCCGCTTCGCACTTGGATGTGTGAACCTGCGAAAGCTTGAACTCAGGAGTTGTTGCTTCAGTGAGCGAGCTCTGGCCCTCGCAATACTACATATGCCAGCGCTGAGATACGTGTGGGTGCAGGGCTACAAAGCCTCCCAAACTGGCCGTGATGTCATGCTCATGGCGAGGCCATTCTGGAACATAGAGTTCACGCCTCCCGTGAATGCACGGTTGATGGAAGACGGGGAGCCTTGTGTAGATAGTCAAGCTCAGATACTTGCATACTACTCCCTCGCCGGGAAGAGGTTGGACTGCCCGCAATCCGTGGTCCCTTTGTATCCTGCGTGA